One Lytechinus pictus isolate F3 Inbred chromosome 12, Lp3.0, whole genome shotgun sequence genomic region harbors:
- the LOC129266208 gene encoding RING finger protein 24-like → MELSIEQLYPFILVAVFILALNILFCCYLMKLRREGQIEMGYREVGYSQKMTNDTCAVCLEEFKQGERVGQCPCRHNFHIGCVSRWLDAHETCPICQTRVRQNRVTERTRLVSVSIDT, encoded by the exons ATGGAACTTAGTATAGAACAACTGTACCCGTTTATTCTGGTAGCTGTATTCATCTTGGCTCTTAACATCCTATTCTGCTGTTACCTCATGAA GTTGAGGAGAGAAGGCCAAATTGAGATGGGATATAGGGAG GTTGGATACTCCCAGAAGATGACTAATGAT ACTTGTGCTGTTTGTTTAGAAGAGTTCAAGCAAGGAGAACGAGTAGGACAGTGTCCATGCAGGCATAACTTTCATATCGG CTGTGTTTCAAGATGGCTTGACGCACATGAGACCTGTCCTATATGCCAGACCAGGGTAAGACAAAATAGAGTGACAGAGCGCACAAGACTGGTTTCCGTTTCAATTGATACATGA